A single window of Grus americana isolate bGruAme1 chromosome 10, bGruAme1.mat, whole genome shotgun sequence DNA harbors:
- the TUBGCP4 gene encoding gamma-tubulin complex component 4 isoform X1, with protein MIHELLLALSGYPGAAFTWSKRGGLQVSQELPFLHPSETSVLNRLCRLGTDYIRFAEFVEQYTGHVQQQDHHPSQQNQSGLHGIYLRAFCTGLDSVLQPYRQALLDLEQEFLADPHLSISHVNYSLDQFQLLFPSVMVMVEQIKTQKIHGCQILETVHKHSCGGLPPVRSALEKILAVCHGVMYKQLSAWMLHGLLLDQHEEFFIKQGPSSGNVPSQPEEDDDDLGIGGLTGKQLRELQDLRLIEEENMLAPSLKQFSLRVEMLPSYIPVRVAEKILFVGESVQMFENQNVNLTRKGSILKNQEDTFAAELHRLKQQPLFSLVDFESVVDWIRSTVAEHLWKLMVEESDLLGQLKIIKDFYLLGRGELFQAFIDTAQHMLKTPPTAVTEHDVNVAFQQSAHKVLLDDDNLLPLLHLTIEYHGKEHKDTSQTREGPSRELSPREAPTSGWAALGLSYKVQWPLHILFTPAVLEKYNVVFKYLLSVRRVQAELQHCWALQMQRKHLKSNRTDAIKWRLRDHMAFLVDNLQYYLQVDVLESQFSQLLQQINATRDFESIRLAHDHFLSNLLAQSFILLKPVFHCLNEILDLCHSFCSLVSQNLGPLDERGAAQLSILVKGFSRQSSLLFKILSSVRNHQINSDLAQLLLRLDYNKYYTQAGGTLGSFGV; from the exons ATGATCCACGAGCTGCTGCTGGCGCTGAGCGGGTACCCGGGGGCGGCCTTCACCTGGAGCAAGCGCGGGGGCCTGCAG GTGTCTCAGGAACTGCCGTTCCTGCACCCCAGCGAGACCAGCGTCCTGAACCGGCTCTGCCGTCTCGGCACCGACTATATCCGCTTCGCTGAATTCGTGGAGCAGTACACGGGACACGTACAGCAGCAG GACCATCATCCATCTCAGCAAAACCAGAGTGGATTACATGGCATTTATTTGCGAGCCTTCTGCACAGGTCTTGATTCAGTGCTGCAGCCATATCGACAGGCACTACTTGACCTAGAACAAGAG TTTCTGGCCGACCCACATCTTTCCATCTCACATGTTAATTACTCCTTGGACCAG TTTCAGTTACTCTTCCCCTCTGTGATGGTCATGGTGGAACAGATAAAGACTCAGAAG attcATGGATGTCAGATATTGGAGACAGTGCACAAACATAGCTGTGGGGGGTTACCTCCTGTTCGCAGTGCTCTTGAAAA GATTCTGGCTGTGTGTCATGGAGTCATGTATAAGCAGCTCTCTGCTTGGATGCTGCATGGATTGCTACTAGACCAACATGAAGAGTTCTTTATCAAACAAGGCCCCTCTTCTGGGAATGTCCCTAGCCAACCagaagaagatgatgatgaccTAGGAATTGGGGGACTTACAGGAAAACAGCTACGAGAACTGCAGGACCTG CGCTTGATTGAGGAGGAGAACATGTTGGCTCCATCTCTAAAACAGTTTTCTCTGCGAGTAGAAATGCTGCCTTCATACATTCCTGTGCGAGTTGCTGAGAAAATCCTCTTTGTGGGAGAATCTGTACAGATGTTTGAGAATCAAAATGTTAACCTGACCAGAAAAG GCTCCATCCTAAAAAACCAGGAGGACACTTTTGCAGCAGAGCTACATCGACTCAAGCAGCAACCGCTCTTTAGTTTGGTGGACTTTGAATCAGTGGTTGACTGGATACGGAGCACTGTTGCTGAG CATCTTTGGAAACTGATGGTGGAGGAATCAGATTTACTAGGACAACTGAAG ATTATAAAAGACTTTTACCTTTTGGGAAGAGGTGAGCTGTTTCAGGCCTTCATCGACACTGCACAGCACATGTTAAAAACACCACCTACGGCTGTAACTGAACATG ATGTCAACGTTGCATTTCAGCAGTCTGCTCATAAGGTACTGTTAGATGATGACaaccttcttcctctgcttcactTGACCATTGAGTATCATGGAAAGGAGCATAAAG ataCTTCTCAGACTCGTGAAGGGCCTTCTCGGGAGTTATCTCCACGTGAAGCCCCTACATCTGGATGGGCAGCTCTGGGCCTTTCTTACAAAGTTCAGTGGCCACTGCACATTCTCTTTACTCCGGCTGTTCTGGAGAA GTACAACGTTGTGTTCAAATACCTGCTGAGTGTGCGACGAGTCCAGGCTGAGCTACAGCACTGCTGGGCTCTCCAGATGCAACGCAAACACTTGAAATCTAACAGAACTGATGCCATCAAGTGGCGCCTGAGGGATCACATGGCTTTCCTTGTGGACAATCTTCAGTATTATCTGCAG GTGGATGTACTGGAATCTCAGTTCTCACAGCTTCTGCAGCAGATAAATGCCACGCGAGATTTTGAGAGTATACGATTGGCTCACGATCATTTCTTAAGTAATCTGTTGGCTCAGTCTTTCATCCTCCTAAAACCT GTTTTCCACTGCTTAAATGAAATTCTGGATCTTTGTCATAGTTTTTGTTCTCTGGTCAGTCAGAATCTGGGCCCATTAGATGAACGAGGAGCTGCACAACTCAGTATTTTGGTGAAG GGATTCAGTCGTCAGTCATCGCTTCTCTTCAAGATTCTCTCTAGTGTTCGCAACCATCAGATAAACTCTGACCTGGCTCAACTGTTGCTACGCTTGGATTATAACAAATACTATACCCAGGCTGGAGGAACCTTGGGCAG TTTTGGGGTTTAA
- the TUBGCP4 gene encoding gamma-tubulin complex component 4 isoform X2 — protein sequence MIHELLLALSGYPGAAFTWSKRGGLQVSQELPFLHPSETSVLNRLCRLGTDYIRFAEFVEQYTGHVQQQDHHPSQQNQSGLHGIYLRAFCTGLDSVLQPYRQALLDLEQEFLADPHLSISHVNYSLDQFQLLFPSVMVMVEQIKTQKIHGCQILETVHKHSCGGLPPVRSALEKILAVCHGVMYKQLSAWMLHGLLLDQHEEFFIKQGPSSGNVPSQPEEDDDDLGIGGLTGKQLRELQDLRLIEEENMLAPSLKQFSLRVEMLPSYIPVRVAEKILFVGESVQMFENQNVNLTRKGSILKNQEDTFAAELHRLKQQPLFSLVDFESVVDWIRSTVAEHLWKLMVEESDLLGQLKIIKDFYLLGRGELFQAFIDTAQHMLKTPPTAVTEHDVNVAFQQSAHKVLLDDDNLLPLLHLTIEYHGKEHKDTSQTREGPSRELSPREAPTSGWAALGLSYKVQWPLHILFTPAVLEKYNVVFKYLLSVRRVQAELQHCWALQMQRKHLKSNRTDAIKWRLRDHMAFLVDNLQYYLQVDVLESQFSQLLQQINATRDFESIRLAHDHFLSNLLAQSFILLKPVFHCLNEILDLCHSFCSLVSQNLGPLDERGAAQLSILVKVNLCLYGPVLLPCKYLPRQSSWL from the exons ATGATCCACGAGCTGCTGCTGGCGCTGAGCGGGTACCCGGGGGCGGCCTTCACCTGGAGCAAGCGCGGGGGCCTGCAG GTGTCTCAGGAACTGCCGTTCCTGCACCCCAGCGAGACCAGCGTCCTGAACCGGCTCTGCCGTCTCGGCACCGACTATATCCGCTTCGCTGAATTCGTGGAGCAGTACACGGGACACGTACAGCAGCAG GACCATCATCCATCTCAGCAAAACCAGAGTGGATTACATGGCATTTATTTGCGAGCCTTCTGCACAGGTCTTGATTCAGTGCTGCAGCCATATCGACAGGCACTACTTGACCTAGAACAAGAG TTTCTGGCCGACCCACATCTTTCCATCTCACATGTTAATTACTCCTTGGACCAG TTTCAGTTACTCTTCCCCTCTGTGATGGTCATGGTGGAACAGATAAAGACTCAGAAG attcATGGATGTCAGATATTGGAGACAGTGCACAAACATAGCTGTGGGGGGTTACCTCCTGTTCGCAGTGCTCTTGAAAA GATTCTGGCTGTGTGTCATGGAGTCATGTATAAGCAGCTCTCTGCTTGGATGCTGCATGGATTGCTACTAGACCAACATGAAGAGTTCTTTATCAAACAAGGCCCCTCTTCTGGGAATGTCCCTAGCCAACCagaagaagatgatgatgaccTAGGAATTGGGGGACTTACAGGAAAACAGCTACGAGAACTGCAGGACCTG CGCTTGATTGAGGAGGAGAACATGTTGGCTCCATCTCTAAAACAGTTTTCTCTGCGAGTAGAAATGCTGCCTTCATACATTCCTGTGCGAGTTGCTGAGAAAATCCTCTTTGTGGGAGAATCTGTACAGATGTTTGAGAATCAAAATGTTAACCTGACCAGAAAAG GCTCCATCCTAAAAAACCAGGAGGACACTTTTGCAGCAGAGCTACATCGACTCAAGCAGCAACCGCTCTTTAGTTTGGTGGACTTTGAATCAGTGGTTGACTGGATACGGAGCACTGTTGCTGAG CATCTTTGGAAACTGATGGTGGAGGAATCAGATTTACTAGGACAACTGAAG ATTATAAAAGACTTTTACCTTTTGGGAAGAGGTGAGCTGTTTCAGGCCTTCATCGACACTGCACAGCACATGTTAAAAACACCACCTACGGCTGTAACTGAACATG ATGTCAACGTTGCATTTCAGCAGTCTGCTCATAAGGTACTGTTAGATGATGACaaccttcttcctctgcttcactTGACCATTGAGTATCATGGAAAGGAGCATAAAG ataCTTCTCAGACTCGTGAAGGGCCTTCTCGGGAGTTATCTCCACGTGAAGCCCCTACATCTGGATGGGCAGCTCTGGGCCTTTCTTACAAAGTTCAGTGGCCACTGCACATTCTCTTTACTCCGGCTGTTCTGGAGAA GTACAACGTTGTGTTCAAATACCTGCTGAGTGTGCGACGAGTCCAGGCTGAGCTACAGCACTGCTGGGCTCTCCAGATGCAACGCAAACACTTGAAATCTAACAGAACTGATGCCATCAAGTGGCGCCTGAGGGATCACATGGCTTTCCTTGTGGACAATCTTCAGTATTATCTGCAG GTGGATGTACTGGAATCTCAGTTCTCACAGCTTCTGCAGCAGATAAATGCCACGCGAGATTTTGAGAGTATACGATTGGCTCACGATCATTTCTTAAGTAATCTGTTGGCTCAGTCTTTCATCCTCCTAAAACCT GTTTTCCACTGCTTAAATGAAATTCTGGATCTTTGTCATAGTTTTTGTTCTCTGGTCAGTCAGAATCTGGGCCCATTAGATGAACGAGGAGCTGCACAACTCAGTATTTTGGTGAAGGTGAATCTATGTTTATATGGACCTGTTCTTCTCCCATGCAAATATTTGCCTAGGCAGTCATCTTGGCTTTAA
- the TUBGCP4 gene encoding gamma-tubulin complex component 4 isoform X3, translating to MIHELLLALSGYPGAAFTWSKRGGLQVSQELPFLHPSETSVLNRLCRLGTDYIRFAEFVEQYTGHVQQQDHHPSQQNQSGLHGIYLRAFCTGLDSVLQPYRQALLDLEQEFLADPHLSISHVNYSLDQFQLLFPSVMVMVEQIKTQKIHGCQILETVHKHSCGGLPPVRSALEKILAVCHGVMYKQLSAWMLHGLLLDQHEEFFIKQGPSSGNVPSQPEEDDDDLGIGGLTGKQLRELQDLRLIEEENMLAPSLKQFSLRVEMLPSYIPVRVAEKILFVGESVQMFENQNVNLTRKGSILKNQEDTFAAELHRLKQQPLFSLVDFESVVDWIRSTVAEHLWKLMVEESDLLGQLKIIKDFYLLGRGELFQAFIDTAQHMLKTPPTAVTEHDVNVAFQQSAHKVLLDDDNLLPLLHLTIEYHGKEHKDTSQTREGPSRELSPREAPTSGWAALGLSYKVQWPLHILFTPAVLEKYNVVFKYLLSVRRVQAELQHCWALQMQRKHLKSNRTDAIKWRLRDHMAFLVDNLQYYLQVDVLESQFSQLLQQINATRDFESIRLAHDHFLSNLLAQSFILLKPISGNLLQSTDYHSRNTAGIN from the exons ATGATCCACGAGCTGCTGCTGGCGCTGAGCGGGTACCCGGGGGCGGCCTTCACCTGGAGCAAGCGCGGGGGCCTGCAG GTGTCTCAGGAACTGCCGTTCCTGCACCCCAGCGAGACCAGCGTCCTGAACCGGCTCTGCCGTCTCGGCACCGACTATATCCGCTTCGCTGAATTCGTGGAGCAGTACACGGGACACGTACAGCAGCAG GACCATCATCCATCTCAGCAAAACCAGAGTGGATTACATGGCATTTATTTGCGAGCCTTCTGCACAGGTCTTGATTCAGTGCTGCAGCCATATCGACAGGCACTACTTGACCTAGAACAAGAG TTTCTGGCCGACCCACATCTTTCCATCTCACATGTTAATTACTCCTTGGACCAG TTTCAGTTACTCTTCCCCTCTGTGATGGTCATGGTGGAACAGATAAAGACTCAGAAG attcATGGATGTCAGATATTGGAGACAGTGCACAAACATAGCTGTGGGGGGTTACCTCCTGTTCGCAGTGCTCTTGAAAA GATTCTGGCTGTGTGTCATGGAGTCATGTATAAGCAGCTCTCTGCTTGGATGCTGCATGGATTGCTACTAGACCAACATGAAGAGTTCTTTATCAAACAAGGCCCCTCTTCTGGGAATGTCCCTAGCCAACCagaagaagatgatgatgaccTAGGAATTGGGGGACTTACAGGAAAACAGCTACGAGAACTGCAGGACCTG CGCTTGATTGAGGAGGAGAACATGTTGGCTCCATCTCTAAAACAGTTTTCTCTGCGAGTAGAAATGCTGCCTTCATACATTCCTGTGCGAGTTGCTGAGAAAATCCTCTTTGTGGGAGAATCTGTACAGATGTTTGAGAATCAAAATGTTAACCTGACCAGAAAAG GCTCCATCCTAAAAAACCAGGAGGACACTTTTGCAGCAGAGCTACATCGACTCAAGCAGCAACCGCTCTTTAGTTTGGTGGACTTTGAATCAGTGGTTGACTGGATACGGAGCACTGTTGCTGAG CATCTTTGGAAACTGATGGTGGAGGAATCAGATTTACTAGGACAACTGAAG ATTATAAAAGACTTTTACCTTTTGGGAAGAGGTGAGCTGTTTCAGGCCTTCATCGACACTGCACAGCACATGTTAAAAACACCACCTACGGCTGTAACTGAACATG ATGTCAACGTTGCATTTCAGCAGTCTGCTCATAAGGTACTGTTAGATGATGACaaccttcttcctctgcttcactTGACCATTGAGTATCATGGAAAGGAGCATAAAG ataCTTCTCAGACTCGTGAAGGGCCTTCTCGGGAGTTATCTCCACGTGAAGCCCCTACATCTGGATGGGCAGCTCTGGGCCTTTCTTACAAAGTTCAGTGGCCACTGCACATTCTCTTTACTCCGGCTGTTCTGGAGAA GTACAACGTTGTGTTCAAATACCTGCTGAGTGTGCGACGAGTCCAGGCTGAGCTACAGCACTGCTGGGCTCTCCAGATGCAACGCAAACACTTGAAATCTAACAGAACTGATGCCATCAAGTGGCGCCTGAGGGATCACATGGCTTTCCTTGTGGACAATCTTCAGTATTATCTGCAG GTGGATGTACTGGAATCTCAGTTCTCACAGCTTCTGCAGCAGATAAATGCCACGCGAGATTTTGAGAGTATACGATTGGCTCACGATCATTTCTTAAGTAATCTGTTGGCTCAGTCTTTCATCCTCCTAAAACCT ATCAGTGGTAATCTCCTGCAGAGCACCGACTACCATTCTAGGAATACAGCAGGTATAAACTAG